A single genomic interval of Rhodanobacteraceae bacterium harbors:
- a CDS encoding NRDE family protein: MCLLALALGQHPLYPLVIAANRDEYHARPSMGARHWQEHPQIIGGRDLAAGGSWMAASLSGRVAMVTNIRRPGAIKGRSRGHLVLEALLDDGDPEQSLAQLRASAAEYSPFNLIYGHGTTLAYVNSDGDGSASLPTGIYGLSNATLDTPWPKVGKLREALTRWCARGQDEESILFAALADTEPAADADLPDTGVGLTLERMLSAPFITGSSYGTRSSTLYTVDQQGRARLHERRFGPDGVFIDSAAFEWQVAASVKDA; encoded by the coding sequence GTGTGCCTGCTCGCGCTGGCCCTCGGCCAACATCCGCTCTATCCCCTCGTGATCGCGGCCAACCGCGACGAATACCATGCGCGGCCGAGCATGGGCGCGAGGCATTGGCAGGAGCATCCGCAGATCATTGGCGGTCGCGACCTGGCTGCGGGCGGCAGTTGGATGGCGGCCAGTCTCAGCGGCCGCGTGGCGATGGTGACCAATATCCGAAGACCTGGGGCCATAAAGGGTCGCAGCCGCGGGCATCTGGTTCTGGAGGCATTGCTGGATGACGGTGATCCTGAGCAAAGCTTGGCGCAACTGCGGGCCTCGGCGGCCGAGTACAGCCCCTTCAACCTGATCTACGGGCACGGTACTACATTGGCTTACGTCAACAGCGATGGCGACGGCAGCGCCTCCCTGCCGACGGGGATTTACGGGCTGAGCAATGCAACGCTGGACACGCCGTGGCCCAAGGTGGGGAAACTCCGGGAGGCGCTGACTCGATGGTGCGCCAGGGGCCAAGACGAGGAATCGATATTGTTCGCGGCACTGGCCGATACCGAACCCGCCGCGGATGCCGATCTGCCCGATACCGGCGTCGGCCTGACGCTGGAGCGCATGCTGTCAGCGCCCTTCATCACCGGCAGCAGCTATGGCACCCGCAGCAGCACGCTGTACACGGTGGATCAGCAGGGCCGGGCCCGATTGCACGAGCGGCGCTTTGGTCCCGATGGCGTCTTCATCGACAGCGCAGCCTTCGAATGGCAGGTGGCGGCGTCTGTAAAGGACGCCTAA
- a CDS encoding RNA 3'-terminal phosphate cyclase, translating into MTTSIEIDGSQGEGGGQILRTALTLSVLTGRSLHVRRIRAGRAKPGLMRQHLTCVKAAAQISAADVSGAEIGSTEIRFVPNTIAAGSHHFAIGTAGSTMLVLQTVLPILLCAGAPSRLTLEGGTHNAMAPTADFIEHGFLPVLARMGARVRMQVERPGFFPAGGGRVVVQIEPGTLSPIRLVDRGSAVGIRAQAAVAGIPMHVALRELTTVADRFQLRREHLQEIDLGRHAGPGNALTLMAHFDSITEVVTALGERRLSAEQVAAGACDALEQYLSSAAVVGEHLSDQLLLPMILAGGGEFLIDQPSSHLRSNAEVIAAFGLGQVSISACPGTQGGHHVVVQAQATGA; encoded by the coding sequence ATGACTACAAGCATCGAAATAGACGGCTCACAAGGCGAAGGCGGGGGTCAGATCCTGCGCACGGCGCTGACTTTGTCGGTGCTGACCGGCAGGTCCTTGCATGTGCGCCGGATTCGCGCGGGCCGGGCCAAGCCGGGACTGATGCGCCAGCACCTCACCTGCGTGAAGGCTGCCGCACAGATCAGCGCCGCAGATGTCAGTGGCGCCGAGATCGGATCAACGGAAATCCGCTTCGTGCCGAACACCATCGCCGCTGGCAGCCACCACTTCGCCATCGGCACCGCTGGCAGCACGATGCTGGTGTTGCAAACGGTGCTGCCTATCCTGTTGTGTGCCGGTGCCCCCAGTCGATTGACGCTGGAGGGCGGTACCCACAATGCCATGGCGCCGACAGCGGACTTCATCGAACACGGCTTTCTGCCGGTGCTCGCACGCATGGGTGCCCGTGTGCGCATGCAGGTCGAACGCCCCGGGTTCTTTCCTGCGGGCGGCGGGCGGGTCGTGGTCCAGATCGAACCGGGAACGCTGAGCCCCATCCGGCTGGTCGACCGCGGCAGCGCTGTCGGCATTCGCGCCCAGGCTGCCGTGGCAGGCATTCCGATGCACGTCGCACTGCGCGAACTGACGACCGTGGCCGATCGCTTCCAGTTGCGCCGCGAGCACCTGCAGGAGATCGACCTTGGCAGGCATGCCGGGCCAGGCAATGCGCTGACCCTGATGGCCCATTTCGATTCCATCACTGAGGTGGTGACCGCCCTCGGTGAGCGCCGACTCAGCGCCGAGCAGGTAGCTGCGGGCGCCTGCGATGCACTGGAGCAGTACCTGTCCTCTGCCGCGGTGGTCGGGGAGCACTTGTCTGACCAGCTGCTGTTGCCAATGATCTTGGCTGGCGGCGGCGAGTTTCTCATCGACCAGCCCAGCTCCCATCTGCGCAGCAATGCCGAGGTCATCGCTGCCTTTGGTCTCGGCCAGGTCAGCATCTCGGCCTGTCCGGGCACTCAAGGGGGGCATCACGTTGTCGTGCAAGCGCAGGCGACTGGCGCCTGA
- the rpsT gene encoding 30S ribosomal protein S20 produces MANIKSAKKRARQADKRNAHNSSVRSMLRTAIKKVVKAIEAGDKSTAEGALKSAVPIIDRISAHGFIHKNKAARHKSRLTAAIRKLDAAQPAA; encoded by the coding sequence GTGGCAAATATCAAGTCCGCCAAGAAGCGTGCGCGTCAAGCCGACAAGCGCAACGCTCACAATTCCAGCGTTCGTTCCATGCTGCGCACGGCCATCAAGAAAGTCGTGAAAGCCATCGAAGCTGGTGACAAATCCACCGCCGAAGGCGCCCTGAAGTCCGCCGTGCCGATCATTGATCGCATTTCGGCGCATGGCTTCATTCACAAGAACAAGGCTGCCCGTCACAAGAGCCGCCTGACCGCCGCCATCCGCAAGCTGGATGCCGCGCAGCCGGCCGCCTGA
- a CDS encoding PilZ domain-containing protein, producing the protein MGPVKHDRRQEPRFPLPGRFRSIAPSGLIGKVLDLSLNGALLECEDDPTVTMGEHVEMLLELEDSRPFAAKARIAHVELRRIGIEFHEIETPAFEQLSELVLSLKRAPTLAKLASPPD; encoded by the coding sequence ATGGGACCGGTAAAGCACGATCGCCGCCAGGAACCCCGATTTCCCCTGCCGGGGCGATTCCGCTCCATCGCGCCCAGCGGCCTCATCGGCAAAGTGCTGGACCTGTCGCTCAATGGCGCCCTGCTGGAATGCGAGGATGATCCGACCGTCACCATGGGCGAGCACGTGGAGATGCTGCTGGAACTGGAAGACTCCCGTCCATTTGCGGCCAAGGCGCGCATTGCCCATGTCGAACTTCGCCGCATCGGTATCGAATTCCACGAGATCGAGACGCCGGCTTTTGAACAGCTGTCCGAGCTGGTGCTGTCATTGAAGCGAGCACCGACGCTGGCCAAATTGGCCAGTCCTCCCGACTGA
- a CDS encoding DEAD/DEAH box helicase: protein MSEETNLPSFSELGLPDYLLRTLASVGYESPSPIQAATIPPLMAGRDVLGQAQTGTGKTAAFALPILAKLDMKQFKPQALVLAPTRELAIQVAEAFQRYAQQIPDFHVLPVYGGQGYGAQLHGLARGTHVVVGTPGRIKDHLARGTLDLSQLKVVVLDEADEMLRMGFIDDVESILQKTPDTRQVALFSATMPAPIRRIAQTHLKSPEEVTIRSSTSTVKAIRQRYWLVSGVHKLDALTRILEAEAFEAMIVFARTKLGTEELAERLQARGFAAAAINGDLIQAQREKTIARLKEGQLDILVATDVAARGLDVERISHVLNYDIPYDSEAYVHRIGRTGRAGRSGDAILFVTPRERHLLRAIERATRQPIEQMHLPTVQAVNDRRIARFHKRISEGLEAGDLDLFRSLISDYAHQNEVAELDIAAALARMLQGKTPLLLAPGGDTTPADEPRFERTEHAERPRSDRGKREPVSKFGGPDKPRFARSEDRAPMERSSDRTPVDRGAEARPPRAARPPRVAEAAGKLEKFRVEVGHKHGVKPGNLVGAIANEAGLESQFMGRIEIEDDYSIVELPEGMPKDVFLHLKKVWVVGRPLRISRLSDAPDTSASDDLKPQPHRAPRKPGDKPPRRRQP from the coding sequence ATGTCTGAAGAAACCAATCTGCCGAGCTTCTCCGAGCTGGGCTTGCCCGACTATCTGCTGCGCACCCTCGCCAGCGTCGGTTATGAATCCCCTTCGCCCATTCAGGCGGCCACCATTCCGCCCTTGATGGCCGGGCGCGACGTGCTCGGGCAGGCGCAGACGGGCACTGGAAAGACCGCGGCCTTCGCCTTGCCGATCCTGGCCAAACTGGACATGAAGCAGTTCAAGCCGCAGGCGCTGGTGCTCGCGCCCACCCGCGAGCTCGCCATCCAGGTGGCCGAAGCCTTCCAGCGTTACGCCCAGCAGATCCCCGATTTCCATGTGCTGCCGGTCTACGGCGGTCAGGGCTATGGTGCCCAGTTGCATGGATTGGCGCGCGGCACCCATGTGGTCGTCGGCACGCCGGGCCGGATCAAGGATCATCTGGCCCGTGGCACCCTCGATCTGTCGCAACTCAAGGTCGTGGTGCTCGACGAGGCCGACGAGATGCTGCGCATGGGCTTCATCGACGATGTCGAGAGCATCCTGCAGAAGACCCCTGATACCCGTCAGGTGGCGCTGTTCTCGGCGACCATGCCGGCCCCGATCCGGCGCATCGCCCAAACCCACCTGAAGTCACCCGAAGAAGTCACGATCCGCTCCAGTACCTCCACGGTCAAGGCCATCCGCCAGCGCTACTGGCTGGTCAGCGGCGTGCACAAGCTGGATGCGCTGACCCGCATACTCGAAGCCGAAGCCTTCGAGGCGATGATTGTCTTTGCCCGCACCAAGCTCGGCACCGAGGAACTGGCCGAGCGCCTGCAGGCAAGGGGGTTTGCCGCCGCCGCCATCAACGGCGATCTGATTCAGGCACAGCGTGAGAAGACCATCGCCCGGCTCAAGGAAGGGCAGCTGGATATCCTGGTGGCCACCGACGTGGCCGCGCGCGGACTCGATGTCGAGCGCATCAGCCATGTGCTGAACTACGATATTCCCTACGACAGCGAGGCCTATGTGCATCGCATCGGTCGCACCGGTCGGGCGGGTCGCAGTGGCGATGCCATCCTGTTCGTGACCCCGCGCGAGCGCCATCTGCTGCGCGCCATCGAGCGCGCCACCCGGCAGCCGATCGAACAGATGCACCTGCCCACGGTGCAGGCAGTCAACGATCGCCGCATTGCCCGTTTCCACAAGCGCATCTCCGAAGGTCTGGAAGCTGGCGATCTGGATCTGTTCCGCAGTCTGATCAGCGACTACGCCCACCAGAATGAAGTGGCTGAGCTGGATATTGCCGCGGCGCTGGCGCGCATGCTGCAGGGCAAGACGCCGCTGCTGCTGGCGCCGGGCGGTGACACCACGCCCGCGGATGAACCACGCTTCGAGCGCACTGAACACGCCGAGCGTCCCCGCAGCGATCGTGGCAAACGCGAGCCGGTGTCCAAGTTCGGTGGTCCGGACAAGCCGCGATTCGCCCGCAGCGAAGATCGCGCACCGATGGAGCGCAGTTCTGACCGTACGCCGGTCGATCGTGGTGCCGAGGCCCGCCCGCCGCGCGCTGCGCGGCCGCCTCGGGTCGCCGAAGCGGCTGGCAAGCTGGAGAAGTTCAGGGTTGAGGTAGGCCACAAGCATGGCGTCAAGCCGGGTAATCTGGTGGGCGCGATTGCCAACGAGGCCGGTCTGGAAAGTCAGTTCATGGGCCGTATCGAGATCGAGGACGACTACAGCATCGTCGAGTTGCCCGAGGGCATGCCCAAGGATGTATTCCTGCATCTGAAGAAGGTCTGGGTCGTGGGCCGGCCGCTGCGCATCAGTCGCTTGTCCGACGCACCCGATACCAGCGCCAGCGACGACCTCAAGCCGCAGCCGCACCGCGCACCGCGCAAGCCCGGCGACAAGCCGCCACGGCGCAGGCAGCCCTGA
- the rplU gene encoding 50S ribosomal protein L21 has product MYAVFATGGKQYRAAPGDVLKVEKLNVAEGDSIELDQVMLVADGDSITVGAPLVSGAKVAATVKSHGRADKVYIVHFRRRKHHRKQQGHRQHYTEIEITGINA; this is encoded by the coding sequence ATGTACGCCGTATTTGCGACTGGTGGCAAGCAGTATCGTGCAGCCCCCGGTGACGTTCTCAAGGTAGAGAAGCTGAATGTCGCCGAAGGCGATTCGATCGAACTCGATCAGGTGATGCTGGTTGCCGATGGCGACAGCATTACCGTTGGCGCACCCCTGGTTTCGGGCGCGAAGGTAGCTGCCACGGTGAAGAGCCATGGCCGTGCCGACAAGGTGTACATCGTGCACTTCCGTCGTCGCAAGCACCATCGCAAGCAGCAGGGTCATCGTCAGCACTACACCGAAATCGAGATCACGGGTATCAACGCCTGA
- a CDS encoding ABC transporter permease produces the protein MAQADYSLDQTEGKPVLRLRGDWTVAGLPAAERRSQGLSAATGSRPVQVDASELTALDTAGALLLVQRWLGNMPWPEFQGLRPADGELLSLVGERIAQPRTRPRKPFGIQPMLERTGAAVEFAWRQFTLLLGFGGQTLTTILAILAGRQRLRWTSAVHHMERAGLDAVPIVCLLSFLVGAVVAFLGATVLADFGAQVFTVELVSFSFMREFGVLLTAIMIAGRSGSAYTAEIGMMRAREEIDAIRALGLDPVELLVVPRLLALLVMLPVLSFLAVLSGILGGALVGGTELGISPGLFLARMQETAELRHLLVGLSKAPLFAVIIALVGCLEGLKVQGSAESVGRHTTSSVVQSIFLVILVDAIAAIFFMELGW, from the coding sequence ATGGCGCAAGCGGATTACAGTCTCGACCAGACGGAGGGCAAGCCGGTGCTGCGATTGCGCGGCGACTGGACCGTTGCCGGTTTGCCGGCGGCTGAGCGTCGTTCGCAAGGACTCTCCGCCGCCACCGGCTCGCGGCCGGTACAGGTGGACGCCAGCGAACTGACCGCGCTGGACACGGCCGGGGCGCTGCTGCTGGTGCAGCGCTGGCTGGGCAATATGCCCTGGCCGGAGTTCCAGGGTCTGCGACCCGCCGATGGCGAGTTGCTGAGTCTGGTCGGCGAGCGCATTGCCCAGCCCAGAACCCGCCCGCGCAAGCCCTTTGGCATTCAACCGATGCTGGAGCGCACCGGTGCCGCGGTCGAGTTTGCCTGGCGTCAGTTCACGCTGCTGCTGGGCTTTGGCGGACAAACGCTGACCACGATCCTGGCGATCCTCGCCGGCCGCCAGCGCCTGCGCTGGACCAGTGCAGTGCATCACATGGAGCGCGCCGGGCTGGATGCGGTACCCATTGTCTGCCTGCTGAGTTTTCTGGTGGGCGCGGTGGTGGCTTTCCTTGGCGCCACCGTGCTCGCCGATTTTGGCGCTCAGGTGTTCACGGTGGAACTGGTCAGCTTCTCCTTCATGCGCGAATTCGGCGTGCTGCTGACCGCGATCATGATCGCCGGACGTTCGGGCAGCGCCTACACCGCAGAGATCGGCATGATGCGGGCGCGCGAGGAGATCGACGCGATCCGGGCTCTCGGCCTTGATCCGGTCGAACTGCTGGTGGTCCCGCGGTTGCTGGCCTTGTTGGTGATGTTGCCGGTGCTGAGCTTTCTGGCGGTGCTGTCCGGCATTCTCGGCGGCGCTCTGGTGGGCGGCACCGAGCTTGGAATTTCGCCCGGGCTGTTTCTGGCGCGTATGCAGGAGACTGCCGAATTGCGACATCTGCTGGTGGGCTTGTCGAAGGCGCCTCTGTTTGCGGTGATCATCGCCCTGGTGGGCTGCCTGGAAGGCCTCAAGGTGCAGGGCAGCGCCGAGTCGGTGGGCAGACACACCACCTCATCCGTGGTGCAATCGATCTTTCTGGTCATTCTGGTCGACGCCATCGCAGCGATCTTCTTCATGGAGCTCGGCTGGTGA
- a CDS encoding epimerase yields the protein MLSTRRELLKLGALAAAAGVTGARPSLAAGPVEKAPKPLNILILGGTGFTGPHQVRYALARGHKITLFNRGRRPQDWPAEVEELTGDRNTGDVAALKDRRWDVCIDNPTSVPFWVRDVGEVLAGQIEQYIFISTISVYADTSKPGMDETARLAEYEGEDVLKETRDSLMANMALYGPMKAASEAQAMKYFKEQTTIIRPGLIVGPGDETDRFSYWPLRLEAGGDVLAPSAAGADPVQFIDARDLAEWTIRMAEGRRYGIYNATGPDYEMSVAAMLYGIRAVTTAGARLHFVPAEFLEKQQVAPWGDMPVWVPGQGESAGFARVSIQRALDAGLSFRPLATTAADTLSWFHAQTPERQGTLRAGIKREREAEVLAAWKAQNSAS from the coding sequence ATGCTGAGCACCCGCCGCGAACTTCTGAAACTGGGCGCGCTCGCCGCTGCCGCGGGCGTCACCGGCGCCCGCCCCAGCCTGGCCGCCGGCCCCGTCGAAAAAGCACCCAAGCCACTCAACATCCTGATCCTGGGCGGCACCGGCTTCACCGGCCCGCATCAAGTGCGTTATGCGCTGGCACGCGGCCACAAGATCACCCTGTTCAATCGCGGACGACGGCCGCAGGATTGGCCAGCCGAGGTCGAGGAGCTGACCGGCGACCGCAATACCGGGGATGTCGCGGCGCTCAAGGACCGGCGCTGGGATGTATGCATCGACAATCCCACCAGCGTGCCCTTCTGGGTGCGTGATGTCGGCGAAGTGCTGGCCGGCCAGATCGAGCAGTACATCTTCATCTCCACGATTTCGGTGTATGCCGATACCAGCAAGCCGGGCATGGACGAGACCGCGAGGCTCGCCGAATACGAGGGCGAGGATGTCCTCAAGGAGACCCGCGACAGCTTGATGGCGAATATGGCCCTGTACGGGCCGATGAAGGCGGCCAGCGAAGCCCAGGCGATGAAGTACTTCAAGGAGCAGACCACCATCATCCGTCCAGGGCTGATCGTCGGCCCGGGCGACGAGACCGACCGCTTCAGCTATTGGCCGCTGCGCCTGGAGGCTGGTGGTGATGTGCTGGCGCCGTCGGCTGCCGGCGCCGATCCGGTGCAATTCATCGACGCCCGTGATCTGGCGGAATGGACCATCCGCATGGCGGAAGGTCGTCGCTATGGCATTTACAACGCCACTGGGCCCGACTACGAGATGTCGGTGGCGGCCATGCTCTATGGCATCCGCGCCGTGACCACGGCTGGTGCCCGCCTGCACTTCGTGCCGGCTGAATTTCTGGAGAAGCAGCAGGTCGCGCCCTGGGGCGACATGCCGGTGTGGGTACCCGGCCAGGGCGAATCGGCGGGATTTGCCAGGGTCAGCATTCAGCGTGCGCTCGATGCCGGACTCAGCTTCCGGCCACTGGCCACTACCGCTGCGGACACCCTGAGCTGGTTTCATGCCCAGACACCGGAACGTCAGGGCACGCTGCGGGCCGGGATCAAGCGCGAGCGCGAGGCCGAGGTGCTGGCCGCCTGGAAGGCACAGAACAGCGCCTCTTGA
- the obgE gene encoding GTPase ObgE — MKFVDEARIQVHAGKGGNGCVSFRREKFIPLGGPDGGDGGDGGSVRLIADEGLNTLIDFRHQRSFRAERGQNGMGRQCYGRAGEDLVIRVPVGTVVMDAGTEETIGDLTEHGQTLLVAQGGMGGKGNIHFKSSVNRAPRKATPGTPGEERELQLELKVLADVGLLGFPNAGKSTLIRSISAATPKVADYPFTTLHPNLGVVRAAADRSFVVADIPGLIEGASEGAGLGVQFLKHLQRTRLLWHVVDLVPFEEQASCSKQVRAIERELKNFDPELMQRPRWLVLNKADMLPEGEAEARAKALKRSLRWKGPVYVVSALERRGLEPLVYATMDALDTLRRAPEVEAP; from the coding sequence ATGAAATTCGTCGATGAAGCGCGAATCCAGGTGCACGCTGGCAAGGGCGGCAATGGCTGCGTCAGTTTTCGTCGCGAGAAGTTCATCCCGCTGGGCGGACCCGACGGCGGCGATGGCGGCGACGGCGGCAGTGTTCGTCTGATTGCCGATGAGGGTCTGAACACGCTGATCGACTTTCGCCATCAGCGCAGTTTCCGGGCCGAGCGTGGGCAGAACGGCATGGGTCGGCAATGCTATGGGCGTGCCGGCGAGGACCTGGTCATCCGCGTGCCGGTGGGCACCGTGGTGATGGATGCGGGCACCGAAGAAACCATCGGTGATCTGACCGAGCATGGCCAGACCTTGCTGGTGGCGCAGGGTGGCATGGGCGGCAAGGGCAACATCCATTTCAAGAGTTCGGTCAATCGTGCGCCGCGCAAGGCCACGCCCGGTACGCCGGGCGAGGAGCGCGAGCTGCAGCTGGAGCTCAAGGTGCTTGCCGATGTCGGCTTGCTCGGTTTTCCCAATGCCGGCAAGTCAACCTTGATCCGCTCGATTTCCGCAGCCACGCCCAAGGTTGCTGATTATCCCTTCACTACACTGCACCCCAATCTGGGCGTGGTCCGCGCGGCCGCGGATCGCAGCTTCGTCGTCGCTGATATTCCGGGACTGATCGAGGGTGCATCCGAGGGTGCGGGTCTGGGCGTGCAGTTTCTGAAGCATCTGCAGCGCACCCGTCTGTTGTGGCACGTCGTCGATCTGGTGCCCTTCGAGGAGCAGGCCTCCTGCAGCAAGCAGGTGCGCGCGATCGAGCGGGAGCTTAAGAACTTCGATCCGGAACTGATGCAGCGACCGCGCTGGCTGGTGCTGAACAAGGCCGACATGCTGCCCGAGGGCGAGGCAGAGGCGCGAGCCAAGGCCCTGAAGCGCAGTCTGCGCTGGAAGGGTCCGGTTTACGTGGTCTCGGCGCTGGAGCGCCGCGGCCTGGAGCCGCTGGTGTACGCCACGATGGATGCGCTGGATACCCTTAGGCGCGCGCCGGAGGTAGAAGCGCCCTAG
- a CDS encoding universal stress protein → MYRHILVPTDGSDLARKAVDAAIGLALKVGARLTGVYAVPEYIPPVDAMVPVYQFPSKEEYERQAAVEAEVVFKGFAEACTQAGVPFEVTHGIDSHPYRLILATAAERGCDLICMSSHGRRGFSAMILGSETQKVLTHGELPVLVVR, encoded by the coding sequence ATGTATCGCCATATCCTGGTTCCGACCGACGGCTCGGATCTGGCCCGGAAAGCGGTCGACGCGGCGATTGGTCTGGCGCTGAAAGTCGGCGCCCGGTTGACCGGCGTTTACGCCGTGCCGGAGTACATTCCGCCGGTGGATGCGATGGTGCCCGTATATCAGTTCCCGTCCAAGGAAGAGTACGAGCGCCAGGCTGCGGTGGAGGCCGAAGTGGTGTTCAAGGGGTTTGCCGAGGCCTGCACCCAGGCCGGCGTGCCTTTTGAGGTCACCCACGGAATCGACAGCCATCCCTATCGCCTGATTCTGGCCACGGCAGCCGAACGCGGCTGCGATCTGATCTGCATGTCCTCACACGGAAGACGCGGCTTCAGCGCCATGATCCTTGGCAGCGAAACCCAAAAGGTACTGACCCACGGAGAACTGCCGGTGCTGGTGGTACGCTGA
- a CDS encoding RtcB family protein: protein MNASNFELIEQHGGVPIKMFTQGVPVEDEARRQLMGLARLPVVGPFVAAMPDVHLGIGATVGSVVPTRGAIIPAAVGVDIGCGMIAARTSLVAADLPDNLGPLRSAIERAVPHGRSKGARDKGAWDKAPKLTEAAWRGLETDFKRLCELHPRLNKTNNFRHLGTLGTGNHFVEICLDESGSVWVMLHSGSRGVGNAIGTHFIELAQADMRNHIANLPHRDLAYFSEGSPHFDDYVFAVGWAQAFARENRAIMLRHTLEALQKIVPKKFSVTEEAVNCHHNYVQKETHFGEELFVTRKGAVSARAGQLGIIPGSMGAKSFIVRGLGNADSLCSCSHGAGRVMSRTRAKKEITLEQHRIATAHVECRKDNDVIDESPAAYKPIEAVMAAQRDLVEIVHTLRQVVCVKG, encoded by the coding sequence ATGAACGCATCGAATTTTGAGTTGATCGAACAGCACGGTGGCGTGCCGATCAAGATGTTTACCCAGGGCGTGCCGGTCGAGGACGAGGCGCGTCGCCAGTTGATGGGATTGGCGCGCCTGCCGGTGGTCGGCCCCTTTGTGGCAGCGATGCCCGATGTGCATCTCGGCATCGGTGCGACCGTGGGTTCGGTCGTGCCTACCCGCGGCGCCATCATTCCGGCGGCCGTCGGCGTGGACATCGGCTGCGGCATGATCGCGGCGCGCACCAGCCTGGTGGCGGCCGATCTGCCGGACAATCTGGGCCCCTTGCGCAGCGCCATCGAGCGTGCGGTGCCGCATGGCCGCAGCAAGGGCGCGCGCGACAAGGGCGCCTGGGACAAGGCGCCGAAACTGACCGAAGCGGCCTGGCGCGGTCTGGAGACCGACTTCAAGCGCTTGTGCGAACTGCACCCGCGCTTGAACAAGACCAACAATTTCCGGCACCTGGGTACGCTCGGTACCGGCAATCACTTTGTCGAGATCTGTCTCGACGAAAGCGGTTCGGTGTGGGTGATGCTGCATTCGGGTTCGCGTGGCGTCGGTAACGCCATCGGCACCCATTTCATCGAGTTGGCACAGGCCGATATGCGCAACCACATCGCCAACCTGCCACACCGTGATCTGGCCTATTTCAGCGAGGGCTCGCCGCATTTCGATGACTACGTGTTTGCCGTGGGTTGGGCCCAGGCCTTCGCCCGCGAGAACCGCGCGATCATGCTGCGGCATACGCTGGAGGCGCTGCAGAAGATCGTTCCGAAGAAGTTCTCGGTCACCGAGGAGGCAGTCAACTGTCATCACAACTATGTGCAGAAGGAAACCCACTTCGGCGAGGAACTGTTCGTCACCCGCAAGGGTGCGGTCAGCGCTCGCGCCGGGCAGCTCGGGATCATCCCGGGCAGCATGGGTGCCAAGAGCTTCATCGTGCGCGGCCTCGGCAACGCGGATTCCCTGTGTTCGTGCTCGCACGGCGCCGGCCGGGTGATGAGCCGCACCCGGGCGAAGAAGGAGATCACGCTGGAGCAGCACCGCATCGCCACCGCTCACGTCGAATGCCGCAAGGACAACGATGTGATCGATGAGTCACCGGCCGCCTACAAGCCGATCGAAGCGGTCATGGCAGCACAACGCGATCTGGTCGAGATCGTGCATACGCTGCGCCAAGTGGTGTGCGTGAAGGGCTAA
- the rpmA gene encoding 50S ribosomal protein L27 encodes MAHKKAGGSTRNGRDSNPKYLGVKLFGGQAVAPGNIIVRQRGTRFHPGANVGLGRDHTLFALTGGTVKFHVGGPLNRRFVSVVSE; translated from the coding sequence ATGGCACATAAAAAGGCTGGTGGTTCGACCCGCAACGGTCGCGACTCCAATCCCAAGTATCTCGGTGTGAAGCTCTTCGGCGGCCAGGCGGTTGCTCCGGGCAACATCATCGTGCGTCAGCGCGGTACGCGTTTCCATCCCGGCGCCAATGTCGGTCTGGGTCGCGATCACACGCTGTTTGCGCTGACGGGTGGCACGGTCAAGTTCCACGTCGGTGGGCCCCTGAATCGTCGCTTTGTGAGCGTCGTTTCCGAGTAA